In Limisphaerales bacterium, the genomic window CTTTTTGGCGACGGCCAAACGGTCGCCGCGCATGCTGCCTGATTTGTCGATGAGAAAAATATACCGGCCGTTGGAGGAGCCTTTGTCGACGTTGAATCCACCTTCGCCGAACACCACGCCGGCGATGTTGGTGGTGGCGCCGATGCCGGGGGCGGCGGAGGCGTGGGTGGCGGCATTGGCGTACACGGCCATTTCTTTGGCACGCGGTGTTTGATGTTCGTGCGAGGCCAGTTCCACGCGTGCGAGGCGCGGCAGGGCGTGGGTGGAATCCCAAGCCGGCTGCCACTGCGCATCAGCCCCGTGCGGGCGGAGATTGATGAGAAATTGCGTGACCTTCGGCAGCAACACCGTGCGGTGCATGCGCGTGAAGGAATTGGTGTCGGCCAAAACCGCTTCCTGTTTGAGGACCAATTGATGGCCGCCATCGGGTGCGGGCTCCACAATGAATTGCACGCGGCGCAACGGGGAGTTGCCCAGTGCACGGTTGCCCCAAAAACCGGGGGGCACGCGGGTGACCAATTCGAGCTGGCTGAAGCCTTCCGCCCCTTGCCCGGCAACAAATTGGCCCGGGCCACGCTGGCGATACCACGAGGTGCCGGCGAGGGCATCGGCCAGTGCGCGCAGAGCCATGCGTTCACGTTGGGTGTTGTCGGCAGCTTCCGCACCGGAGCGGGTGGCCGTGAGCAAAGAGCCAAATACGCCAAAGATCAGGGTCATCACCAGGGCCAATATGGCTACGGCGACGAGCACTTCCGGCAAAGTAAAGCCGGCTCTGGATGGATTGCGTGCCACGGGGACGATGGAAAAATTACCGTAAAACGCGAGTGCAGGCAAGCGGAGAAGGATTCAAAAAATCACACCTCCACCATTTCACCTGGCGCGGGTTGATGGATGATTAATTTCGGCAGGCGATCGCGCAGGGTTTGCTCCATCCAATCGCGGGCCTCGGGTTCGCCGTGGCCGAGGAGGACGGTTCGCGGGTTGAGGCGTACGGCGAATTCCACCAACTCCTCACGCTCGGCGTGGGCGGTGAGGTCGTAGCATTCCATTTCGCAATGGCGCGCTAATGTGCCGCCGCTGTCGCTGAAGTGAAACATTTCACCGCGAGCGGCGGCGCGGAGTCGGCCTGCGGGGGTGTCCGGCGCGGCGTAGCCGACGAAGTGAATGGCGTGATTTTCGACCGGTGCCATGCGCACCGCCAGTTCGTGGGCTGCCGTGTGCTCGCTCATCATACCGGCGGTGATGACGAAGAGCTGGCCGTCGAGTTTGATTTTGTTCAGATCCCGCCGCTCGAGTACGCGAAGATCCAGCGCCTCATGTAGATTTAAATCCGGCCGCCGATTGGGCGCGCGCCCGGAGACGAGGTCATAAATTTCCGTGAACACTCGACCGAGTCCGCCAATGTAAACGGGCTGCTTGCGCAGCTCGCCGCGTTGCATGGCCAGCGCGAGCATTCCCAAAACTTCCTGCGTGCGGCCGAGGGCAAATACCGGCACGAGCACGCCAGCGTTGCGCTCGAGCCCGGCGCGGATGGCGTCTAAAAAACGCTTCGCTTCTTCGTCACGCGTGAAGCCTTTGGGTGTTTCAGTGTTGCCGCGGGTGGTTTCCAAAATGAGCACATTCGCTTTCACGCCATCGAAATCCGCCTTGGGCGAAAGGGTTTGGTCGTGGAAACACACGTCGCCTGAATAAAACAAACTTTCCTTCCGGTGCGCCACGCGTATGCCCGCGGAGCCCAGCACGTGTCCGGCGTGGTGGAAGGACAGCGTGGGCGAATCCCCTTCGCTCGCGAACGCGCCCCACGGCTCCACGTGACCATATTTAAAGCCCTGGAACAAATAGGAGAACTCATCGATTTCCTCGTGGCTGTACAGCGGGTACTCCCAAATGCCCTGCTCCACGCGCTGGCGTTTCATCACGTTTACTGAATTGTGCAGCACGCGTTCCACGATGAAATAGCTCGGCTCCGTCATCAACACCCGCGCGCGGGGAAAGTGCCGGAGCGCAACGGGCAGCGAGCCGCAGTGATCGTGATGGCAATGGGAAAGCGCGATGGCCTCCACTTCGGCATCGGCCACCTGCGAATAACGGGGTAATCCTTCGGCACCTTCCATGCCCGGATGCGTGCCGG contains:
- a CDS encoding MBL fold metallo-hydrolase, yielding MRVTNLNPADTIGASAWLVETGGHTILLDAGTHPGMEGAEGLPRYSQVADAEVEAIALSHCHHDHCGSLPVALRHFPRARVLMTEPSYFIVERVLHNSVNVMKRQRVEQGIWEYPLYSHEEIDEFSYLFQGFKYGHVEPWGAFASEGDSPTLSFHHAGHVLGSAGIRVAHRKESLFYSGDVCFHDQTLSPKADFDGVKANVLILETTRGNTETPKGFTRDEEAKRFLDAIRAGLERNAGVLVPVFALGRTQEVLGMLALAMQRGELRKQPVYIGGLGRVFTEIYDLVSGRAPNRRPDLNLHEALDLRVLERRDLNKIKLDGQLFVITAGMMSEHTAAHELAVRMAPVENHAIHFVGYAAPDTPAGRLRAAARGEMFHFSDSGGTLARHCEMECYDLTAHAEREELVEFAVRLNPRTVLLGHGEPEARDWMEQTLRDRLPKLIIHQPAPGEMVEV
- a CDS encoding prepilin-type N-terminal cleavage/methylation domain-containing protein, which encodes MPALAFYGNFSIVPVARNPSRAGFTLPEVLVAVAILALVMTLIFGVFGSLLTATRSGAEAADNTQRERMALRALADALAGTSWYRQRGPGQFVAGQGAEGFSQLELVTRVPPGFWGNRALGNSPLRRVQFIVEPAPDGGHQLVLKQEAVLADTNSFTRMHRTVLLPKVTQFLINLRPHGADAQWQPAWDSTHALPRLARVELASHEHQTPRAKEMAVYANAATHASAAPGIGATTNIAGVVFGEGGFNVDKGSSNGRYIFLIDKSGSMRGDRLAVAKKALMNTLQQMEEGSKFYIYFFNREADAMPASAMLDASPDNIGRMADWLSTRDAQGGTDPIPALEGAFGHEPTEIWLLTDGQFHPKVMEAVKQLNTGKEIKVNTLGLGDEIRGRRGEALLMIIAKENGGTYTYVNPEANAPGPAPQK